In one Kitasatospora cineracea genomic region, the following are encoded:
- a CDS encoding NAD-dependent epimerase/dehydratase family protein, producing MRILVMGGGWFLGRAVVSGALARGWEVTTFSRGRSGIPVAGAVAVHGDRERPSDLAALAAHGPWDAVVDTSASELAPRTVLDGAKVLAPQAQRYVYISTVSAYRGWPDEPLSVESEVLDGPPDADADYGRLPADWTGPDYYYGRQKAGAERAVLAAFADRVSVLRPGVILGPGEYVGRLPWWLRRAERGGAILAPGDPARTIQPTDVRDVAEFTLDQAAADGLQIHNVTAPLGRETWGGFLDACLRTTSSTGQLVWAPDEVLLDAGVQQWTELPLWRTHAGAWAIDSSTAFAAGFRSRPLAETVADTWAWLQQGNLPVPHPRWAEHGIDPAKETRILEKVEKVS from the coding sequence ATGCGGATTCTCGTGATGGGCGGCGGCTGGTTCCTCGGTCGGGCAGTTGTCAGCGGTGCTCTCGCACGCGGGTGGGAGGTGACGACCTTCAGCCGTGGAAGGTCGGGCATCCCGGTGGCCGGCGCAGTTGCGGTCCACGGCGACCGGGAACGGCCGTCCGACCTCGCGGCGCTGGCCGCGCACGGCCCTTGGGACGCCGTCGTGGACACCTCGGCCTCCGAACTGGCACCTCGGACGGTGCTGGACGGCGCGAAGGTGCTCGCGCCGCAGGCGCAGCGGTACGTCTACATCTCCACCGTCTCGGCGTACCGGGGCTGGCCGGATGAGCCGTTGAGCGTGGAGTCCGAGGTGCTGGACGGACCGCCGGACGCGGACGCCGACTACGGCCGCCTGCCCGCCGACTGGACCGGTCCCGACTACTACTACGGGCGGCAGAAGGCGGGGGCGGAGCGCGCGGTGCTGGCGGCCTTCGCCGACCGCGTGTCCGTCCTGCGGCCGGGGGTGATCCTGGGGCCGGGCGAGTACGTGGGCAGGTTGCCGTGGTGGCTGCGGCGTGCGGAGCGCGGCGGGGCGATCCTCGCACCGGGCGATCCGGCACGGACGATCCAGCCCACCGACGTCCGCGACGTCGCCGAGTTCACCCTCGACCAGGCAGCAGCGGACGGCTTGCAGATCCACAACGTGACCGCGCCGCTCGGCAGGGAGACCTGGGGCGGGTTCCTGGACGCCTGTCTCCGGACCACGAGTAGTACGGGCCAGTTGGTCTGGGCACCTGACGAGGTGCTGCTCGACGCCGGCGTCCAGCAGTGGACCGAGCTGCCGCTATGGCGCACTCACGCCGGGGCCTGGGCCATCGACTCCAGCACGGCCTTCGCCGCCGGCTTCCGGAGCCGCCCGCTGGCCGAGACGGTGGCTGACACCTGGGCCTGGCTCCAGCAGGGCAAC